From Priestia aryabhattai, one genomic window encodes:
- a CDS encoding 16S rRNA (uracil(1498)-N(3))-methyltransferase: MQRYFLPNDQFQEQSVIVTGDDAHHISRVMRMNEGSQFIACNEQGQAALCEIENISANEVKASIIEWISEEKELPVHVTIVNGLPKGDKLELIIQKGTELGAYRFIPFIAARSVVKWDDKKSQKKLDRWNKIAKEAAEQSHRTIVPAVETPISFKKLIEISGDYTHKVVAYEERAKQGETSHLHAVLSSLKPGNSLLVVVGPEGGLTEQEVEVLEENEFTISGFGPRILRAETAPLYALSAISYQTELMR, encoded by the coding sequence ATGCAACGTTATTTTCTACCAAATGATCAATTTCAAGAGCAAAGTGTCATAGTGACAGGTGATGATGCCCATCATATCTCACGTGTCATGAGAATGAATGAAGGATCACAGTTTATTGCCTGTAATGAACAGGGTCAAGCTGCTTTGTGTGAAATTGAAAATATTTCCGCTAACGAAGTGAAAGCATCTATTATAGAATGGATAAGCGAAGAAAAAGAGCTTCCAGTCCATGTTACAATCGTGAACGGTCTGCCTAAAGGGGATAAGCTCGAGCTTATTATCCAAAAAGGGACAGAACTTGGGGCGTATAGGTTTATCCCTTTTATTGCGGCTCGTTCAGTTGTTAAATGGGATGATAAAAAGAGTCAAAAAAAATTAGATCGCTGGAACAAGATTGCTAAAGAGGCTGCAGAACAATCTCATCGTACGATTGTACCAGCAGTAGAAACCCCAATTTCTTTTAAAAAACTAATAGAAATTAGCGGTGATTATACTCATAAAGTTGTAGCCTATGAAGAAAGAGCAAAGCAAGGAGAAACATCTCATCTACACGCTGTTCTTTCATCTTTGAAGCCCGGCAATTCCTTGCTTGTTGTTGTAGGCCCTGAAGGTGGTTTGACCGAGCAGGAAGTAGAAGTATTAGAAGAAAATGAATTTACAATAAGCGGATTTGGTCCGCGAATTTTACGAGCAGAAACAGCCCCTTTATATGCGCTGTCTGCTATATCCTATCAAACTGAGTTAATGAGGTGA
- the dnaJ gene encoding molecular chaperone DnaJ gives MSKRDYYEVLGISKSATKDEIKKAYRKLSKQYHPDINKAEDAADKFKEVKEAYEVLSDDQKKAHYDQFGHTDPNQGFGGFGGGGSDFGGFGFEDIFSSIFGGGGRRRDPNAPRQGADLQYTMTLSFEEAVFGKETTIEIPREETCETCHGSGAKPGTKVDTCSHCNGSGQLNVEQNTPFGRVVNRRACHHCNGTGKIIKDKCATCHGDGKVTKRRKINVKIPAGVDDGQQLRVSAQGEPGVNGGPPGDLYVVFHVRTHEFFERDGDDIYCEMPLTFAQAALGDEVEVPTLHGKVKLKIPAGTQTGTKFRLKGKGVANVRGYGQGDQHIHVRVVTPTKISEKQKQLLREFAELSGQEAVDEQHDSFFAKVKRAIKGE, from the coding sequence ATGAGTAAGCGAGATTACTATGAAGTACTCGGTATCAGTAAGAGCGCTACAAAAGATGAAATAAAAAAAGCATACCGCAAGCTTTCTAAACAATATCATCCAGATATTAACAAAGCGGAAGATGCTGCTGACAAATTTAAAGAAGTAAAAGAAGCATATGAAGTATTGAGTGATGACCAAAAAAAAGCACATTACGATCAATTTGGTCATACTGATCCAAATCAAGGCTTTGGCGGCTTTGGTGGAGGCGGTTCAGACTTTGGCGGCTTCGGCTTTGAAGATATTTTCAGTTCAATCTTTGGTGGTGGTGGTCGCAGACGTGACCCTAATGCTCCGAGACAAGGTGCCGATTTACAATATACGATGACACTTTCTTTTGAGGAAGCTGTTTTCGGAAAAGAAACAACAATTGAAATTCCACGTGAAGAAACGTGTGAAACATGTCACGGCTCAGGTGCAAAACCTGGAACAAAAGTCGATACATGTTCGCACTGTAATGGTTCAGGTCAGTTAAACGTTGAACAAAACACGCCGTTTGGCCGCGTGGTAAATCGACGTGCATGTCATCATTGTAATGGTACGGGAAAAATCATTAAAGACAAATGTGCAACGTGCCACGGTGACGGTAAAGTAACAAAACGACGTAAAATTAATGTTAAAATCCCAGCTGGTGTAGATGATGGTCAACAGCTGCGCGTAAGTGCTCAAGGAGAACCAGGGGTAAATGGTGGCCCTCCGGGAGATTTATACGTAGTGTTCCACGTGCGCACTCATGAATTCTTTGAACGTGATGGAGACGATATCTACTGCGAAATGCCTTTAACGTTTGCTCAGGCAGCGCTAGGCGATGAAGTAGAAGTACCAACTCTACATGGCAAGGTGAAGCTAAAGATTCCTGCTGGTACACAAACGGGAACAAAATTCCGTTTAAAAGGAAAAGGTGTGGCAAACGTACGAGGATATGGTCAAGGAGATCAGCATATTCACGTTCGAGTTGTAACTCCAACAAAAATATCAGAAAAACAAAAACAATTATTGCGTGAGTTTGCTGAACTGAGCGGTCAAGAAGCCGTTGATGAGCAGCATGATTCCTTTTTTGCAAAAGTAAAACGAGCAATTAAAGGAGAATAA
- the dnaK gene encoding molecular chaperone DnaK has translation MSKIIGIDLGTTNSCVAVLEGGEPKVIPNPEGNRTTPSVVAFKNGERQVGEVAKRQAITNPNTIISVKRHMGTDHKVEAEGKQYTPQEMSAIILQHLKGYAEEYLGEPVTKAVITVPAYFNDAERQATKDAGKIAGLEVERIINEPTAAALAYGLEKTDEDQTVLVYDLGGGTFDVSILELGDGVFEVRATAGDNRLGGDDFDQVIIDYLVAEFKKENGVDLSKDKMALQRLKDAAEKAKKDLSGVTSTQISLPFITAGEAGPLHLEVSLSRAKFDELSAGLVERTMAPVRQALKDAGLSASELDKVILVGGSTRIPAVQEAIKKETGQDPHKGVNPDEVVALGAAIQGGVLTGDVKDVVLLDVTPLSLGIETMGGVFTKLIERNTTIPTSKSQVFSTAADNQTAVDIHVLQGERPMSADNKTLGRFQLTDIPPAPRGVPQIEVSFDIDKNGIVNVRAKDLGTNKEQAITIKSSTGLSDDEIDRMVKEAEENADADKQRKEEVELRNEADQLVFTTEKTLKDLEGKVEEAEVTKANEAKDALKAAIEKNDLEEIKAKKDELQEIVQALTVKLYEQAQQAQQAGEQGAQNDDVVDAEFEEVNDDKK, from the coding sequence ATGAGTAAGATCATTGGTATCGATTTAGGTACAACTAACTCTTGTGTCGCTGTATTAGAAGGCGGCGAACCAAAAGTAATTCCAAATCCAGAAGGAAACCGTACAACGCCATCAGTTGTGGCATTCAAAAACGGTGAGCGTCAAGTTGGGGAAGTAGCGAAACGTCAAGCTATTACAAACCCTAACACAATTATTTCAGTTAAACGTCATATGGGTACAGACCATAAGGTGGAAGCTGAAGGCAAACAATACACGCCTCAAGAAATGTCAGCTATCATTCTTCAACATTTAAAAGGTTATGCTGAAGAGTATTTAGGTGAGCCTGTAACAAAAGCTGTTATCACAGTTCCTGCTTACTTCAATGATGCTGAGCGTCAAGCAACAAAAGATGCTGGTAAAATTGCTGGTTTAGAAGTAGAGCGTATTATTAACGAGCCTACTGCAGCAGCACTTGCATACGGATTAGAAAAAACAGATGAAGATCAAACGGTTTTAGTTTATGACCTTGGTGGCGGTACGTTTGACGTATCTATTCTAGAACTTGGCGACGGCGTATTTGAAGTTCGCGCAACTGCAGGTGACAACCGCCTTGGTGGTGACGACTTTGACCAAGTGATCATCGACTATTTAGTAGCTGAATTCAAAAAAGAAAACGGCGTTGATTTAAGCAAAGATAAAATGGCGCTTCAACGTCTAAAAGATGCGGCTGAAAAAGCGAAAAAAGATTTATCAGGCGTAACATCTACACAAATTTCTTTACCATTTATCACTGCTGGAGAAGCTGGTCCTCTTCACTTAGAGGTATCTTTATCACGTGCTAAATTTGACGAGTTATCAGCAGGCCTTGTAGAGCGTACAATGGCTCCTGTGCGTCAAGCTTTAAAAGATGCAGGTCTTTCTGCAAGCGAACTTGATAAAGTAATCTTAGTTGGTGGTTCAACTCGTATCCCAGCGGTACAAGAAGCAATCAAAAAAGAAACTGGTCAAGATCCTCATAAAGGTGTAAACCCTGATGAAGTAGTTGCACTTGGTGCAGCAATTCAAGGTGGCGTATTAACTGGTGATGTAAAAGACGTTGTATTACTAGACGTAACGCCTTTATCACTAGGTATCGAAACAATGGGTGGCGTATTTACAAAGCTAATTGAGCGTAATACGACGATTCCAACAAGTAAATCACAAGTATTCTCAACGGCTGCAGATAACCAAACGGCTGTAGATATTCATGTTCTTCAAGGTGAGCGTCCAATGTCTGCAGACAACAAAACACTGGGTCGTTTCCAATTAACAGATATTCCACCTGCACCACGCGGAGTACCTCAAATCGAAGTATCATTCGATATTGACAAAAACGGTATCGTAAACGTTCGTGCAAAAGATTTAGGTACAAACAAAGAGCAAGCTATTACAATTAAATCTTCAACAGGTTTATCAGATGACGAAATCGACCGCATGGTAAAAGAAGCGGAAGAAAACGCAGATGCTGATAAGCAACGTAAAGAAGAAGTGGAACTACGCAATGAAGCAGATCAATTAGTGTTCACAACTGAAAAAACATTAAAAGATCTTGAAGGAAAAGTAGAAGAAGCTGAAGTAACAAAAGCTAACGAAGCAAAAGATGCTTTAAAAGCTGCGATTGAAAAGAATGACCTTGAAGAAATCAAAGCGAAAAAAGATGAGCTTCAAGAAATCGTTCAAGCGTTAACTGTAAAATTGTATGAGCAAGCTCAACAAGCTCAGCAAGCAGGTGAACAAGGCGCTCAAAATGATGATGTTGTAGATGCAGAGTTTGAAGAAGTAAACGACGACAAAAAATAA
- the mtaB gene encoding tRNA (N(6)-L-threonylcarbamoyladenosine(37)-C(2))-methylthiotransferase MtaB produces MSTVAFHTLGCKVNHYETEAIWQLFKGQGYERVEYEQTADVYVINTCTVTNTGDKKSRQVIRRAVRKNPDAVICVTGCYAQTSPAEIMEIPGVDIVVGTQDRVKMLDYIEQFKKERQPINGVGNIMKTRVYEELDVPAFTDRTRASLKIQEGCNNFCTFCIIPWARGLMRSRDPKEVVAQAQQLVDAGYKEIVLTGIHTGGYGEDMKDYNLAQLLRDLESQVKGLKRIRISSIEASQITDEVIEVLDQSEMVVRHLHIPLQSGSNTVLKRMRRKYTMEFFGERLNRLKEALPGLAITSDVIVGFPGETEEEFMETYNFIKEHGFSELHVFPYSKRTGTPAARMNDQIDEEVKNERVHRLIELSNQLAKEYASTFEGEVLEVIPEEKYKEEPESGLYVGYTDNYLKVVFKASEEMVGKLVKVKITKAGYPYNEGEFVRVLDDIHLQDQVKMSS; encoded by the coding sequence ATGTCAACAGTTGCTTTTCACACGCTAGGGTGTAAAGTAAATCACTATGAAACAGAAGCAATCTGGCAATTGTTCAAAGGCCAAGGCTATGAGCGTGTTGAATATGAACAAACTGCCGATGTATATGTAATTAATACATGTACGGTAACAAATACAGGAGATAAAAAAAGCCGTCAAGTTATTCGCAGAGCTGTGCGAAAAAATCCAGATGCGGTTATTTGCGTTACTGGATGTTATGCCCAAACTTCCCCTGCTGAAATTATGGAAATTCCTGGTGTTGATATCGTAGTAGGTACACAAGATCGTGTCAAGATGCTTGATTATATTGAACAATTTAAGAAAGAGCGTCAACCGATTAACGGTGTAGGAAACATTATGAAAACACGCGTATATGAAGAGCTAGATGTACCGGCATTTACAGACCGTACGCGTGCTTCGTTAAAAATTCAAGAAGGCTGTAACAACTTCTGTACATTCTGTATTATTCCATGGGCACGCGGTTTAATGAGATCTCGTGATCCTAAAGAAGTAGTAGCACAAGCACAGCAGCTAGTGGATGCGGGATATAAAGAAATCGTGTTAACAGGTATTCACACTGGTGGATACGGAGAAGATATGAAAGATTACAATCTTGCACAGCTGCTTCGTGATTTAGAGTCTCAAGTAAAAGGATTAAAACGCATTCGTATTTCATCAATTGAAGCAAGTCAAATTACGGACGAAGTTATTGAGGTACTAGATCAATCAGAAATGGTTGTCCGCCATTTGCATATTCCTCTTCAATCAGGTTCAAATACGGTATTGAAGCGTATGCGCCGTAAGTACACAATGGAGTTCTTTGGTGAGCGATTAAACCGTCTGAAAGAAGCTCTTCCTGGATTAGCGATTACATCAGATGTGATTGTTGGCTTCCCAGGCGAGACAGAAGAAGAGTTTATGGAGACGTATAACTTTATTAAAGAGCACGGTTTTTCGGAGCTTCACGTATTTCCTTATTCTAAACGTACAGGTACGCCAGCAGCTCGTATGAATGACCAAATTGATGAAGAAGTAAAAAATGAACGTGTGCATCGTTTAATTGAACTTTCAAATCAATTGGCAAAAGAATATGCTTCAACGTTTGAAGGAGAAGTACTAGAAGTAATTCCGGAAGAAAAATATAAAGAAGAACCTGAAAGTGGTTTATATGTAGGATATACTGATAACTACTTAAAGGTTGTGTTTAAAGCGTCTGAAGAAATGGTTGGAAAGCTTGTAAAAGTTAAAATTACAAAAGCTGGATATCCTTACAACGAAGGTGAGTTTGTCCGTGTGTTAGATGATATTCATCTTCAAGATCAGGTAAAAATGAGCTCATAA
- the prmA gene encoding 50S ribosomal protein L11 methyltransferase yields the protein MKWSEICIHTAQEAIEPISHILHESGASGVVIEDPADLVKDRDTTFGEIYDLNVEDYPEEGVVIKAYLPVNSFLAETVDGIKKEINGLLVYDFDLGANKVTISEVNEEEWATAWKKYYHPVKISERFTIVPTWENYEKVSTDELIIELDPGMAFGTGTHPTTVMSLQALERTVKAGDTVIDVGTGSGVLSIGAALLGASDVQALDLDEVAVRSARENIELNQVGNIVTVGQNNLLQGIEGPVDIVVANILAEVIVRFVDDAAKVLKPGGMFITSGIISAKKEDVKKALMGAGFVIQEVTLMEDWVAIIAQKQA from the coding sequence ATGAAATGGTCTGAAATTTGTATTCATACAGCGCAAGAAGCAATTGAACCCATCTCTCATATTTTACATGAATCAGGAGCTAGCGGGGTAGTCATTGAAGATCCTGCTGATTTAGTGAAGGACAGAGATACAACTTTTGGTGAAATCTACGATTTAAACGTAGAAGACTACCCAGAAGAAGGTGTCGTGATTAAAGCATATCTTCCAGTTAACAGCTTTTTAGCAGAAACTGTGGATGGTATCAAAAAAGAAATTAATGGACTGCTTGTTTACGATTTTGATTTAGGAGCTAACAAAGTTACAATCAGTGAAGTGAACGAGGAAGAGTGGGCCACCGCTTGGAAAAAATATTACCACCCCGTGAAAATTTCAGAGCGTTTTACGATTGTACCAACTTGGGAAAACTATGAAAAAGTAAGCACAGATGAGTTGATTATTGAGCTTGATCCCGGAATGGCTTTTGGTACAGGTACACATCCAACGACAGTTATGTCCCTTCAAGCATTGGAAAGAACAGTGAAAGCAGGAGATACTGTTATCGACGTGGGTACAGGTTCAGGAGTGCTGAGTATTGGCGCAGCTCTGTTAGGAGCAAGTGATGTACAAGCCCTAGACCTTGATGAAGTAGCCGTACGTTCTGCCCGCGAAAATATTGAACTGAATCAAGTTGGAAATATCGTAACAGTAGGTCAAAACAACTTATTGCAAGGTATAGAAGGACCGGTTGACATTGTTGTGGCGAATATTCTAGCTGAAGTAATCGTTCGTTTTGTAGACGATGCTGCAAAGGTATTAAAGCCAGGAGGCATGTTCATTACGTCAGGTATTATTAGTGCGAAAAAAGAAGATGTCAAAAAAGCGTTAATGGGAGCGGGCTTTGTTATTCAAGAAGTAACGCTTATGGAAGACTGGGTAGCAATTATTGCGCAAAAACAAGCTTAA